A genomic stretch from Lagenorhynchus albirostris chromosome 12, mLagAlb1.1, whole genome shotgun sequence includes:
- the LOC132530855 gene encoding trace amine-associated receptor 1 has translation MMSFCHNIINISCVKSSWSNDVRASLYSLMVLIILTTVVGNLIVIISISHFKQLHTPTNWLIHSMATVDFLLGCLVMPYSMVRSVEHCWYFGEVFCKIHTSTDIMLSSASIFHLSFISIDRYYAVCDPLRYKTKINLLVIFVMICISWSIPALFAFGMIFLELNFKGAEEMYYKHIHCIGSCSVFFSKTSGVLAFLTSFYIPGSIMICIYCRIYFIAKGQARSIHDASQKFRIGLEEKNGISRSKERKATKTLGTVMGVFFTCWCPFFVCTVMDPFLDYTIPPILNDALIWFGYLNSTLNPMVYAFFYPWFRRALKMILFGKIFQKDSSRCKLFLELNP, from the coding sequence ATGATGTCCTTTTGCCACAATATAATTAATATCTCCTGTGTGAAAAGCAGCTGGTCAAATGACGTCCGTGCTTCCCTGTACAGTTTAATGGTGCTCATAATTCTAACCACAGTGGTTGGCAATCTAATAGTTATTATTTCTATATCACACTTCAAGCAACTTCATACCCCAACTAATTGGCTCATTCATTCCATGGCCACTGTGGACTTTCTGCTGGGGTGTCTGGTCATGCCTTATAGTATGGTGAGATCTGTTGAGCACTGCTGGTATTTTGGAGAAGTCTTCTGTAAAATTCACACCAGCACTGATATTATGCTGAGCTCAGCATCAATTTTTCATTTGTCCTTCATTTCCATTGACCGCTACTATGCTGTGTGTGACCCATTGAGATACAAAACTAAGATCAACCTCTTGGTTATTTTTGTGATGATCTGCATTAGTTGGAGTATTCCTGCTCTTTTTGCATTTGGAATGATCTTTCTGGAGCTAAACTTCAAAGGAGCTGAAGAGATGTATTACAAACACATTCACTGCATAGGGAGTTGCTCTGTCTTCTTCAGCAAAACATCTGGGGTTCTGGCCTTTCTGACTTCTTTCTATATACCCGGCTCTATTATGATATGCATCTATTGTAGAATCTATTTCATAGCGAAAGGGCAGGCAAGATCAATTCATGATGCAAGTCAGAAATTTCGAATTGGgttggaagagaaaaatggaatttcacgaagcaaagaaaggaaagctACGAAGACTTTAGGGACTGTGATGGGAGTTTTCTTCACATGCTGGTGTCCTTTCTTTGTCTGCACAGTTATGGATCCTTTCCTGGACTATACTATTCCACCCATCCTGAACGATGCATTGATTTGGTTTGGCTACTTGAATTCCACTTTAAATCCAATGGTTTATGCATTTTTCTATCCCTGGTTCAGAAGAGCACTGAAGATGATTCTATTtggtaaaattttccaaaaagatTCATCtagatgtaaattatttttagaattaaatccATAG